TCGGAGGCGGCGGCCTCGCCCCGGTCGAGCAGGCCATCCTCGTAGACGCCTTCCCTCCCGCCAAACGCGCCTCCGCCTTCGCCCTCTACACCGTAGCCATCGTCACTGCCCCCGCCATCGGCCCCGTCCTCGGCGGCTGGATCACCGACAACTACAACTGGCGCTGGGTCTTCTTCATCAATATCCCCGTCGGAATCCTCTCCCTCTTCCTCACCAACCGCTTCGTCCATGACCCCCCTGCCTTTGCCGAAGAGCGCAAAACCGTCCGCGTCAACGGCAAGCTCCGCGTCGACGGCATCGGCATCGCCCTCGTTGGCCTCGGCTCCGCAGCCCTCGAAGTCCTCCTCGACCGCGGTCAGATCGACGACTGGTTCGGCTCCCGCTTCATCATCTGGATGTTCGTCATTGGAGTTGGGTGCCTCACCGCAGCCGTCTTCTGGGAGCTTCACGTTCCCGACCCCATCATCGACTTCCGCCTCCTCAAGGTCCGGAACTTCGCCCTCGCCAACCTCTTCTACTTCGTCTTCGGCTTCGGCCTCTTCGCCTCTACCACGATGATCCCGCAGCTCCTCCAGTCCCTCTACGGCTACCGCGCCATCGACGCCGGCCTCGTCCTTGGGCCCGGCGCACTGGTCATCACCTTCCTCGCCCCCGTAGGCGCCCAGCTGGTCCAACGCGGAATCGTCAAGCCACGAATCCTGCTCTTCGGCGCAGTCATGATCGTCGGCATGTCCTTCCTCCACTACAGCCACTTCAACCTCGACACCGACTACAAGCACTACGCCCTCGCCCGCGCGCTCCAGGGCCTCGGCTACGGCTTCTTCTTCGTGCCACTGTCCGTCATCGCCTACTCGCAGCTCAGCCCGGCACAGAACAACAAAGCCTCATCCCTCACCAACTTCTTCCGCAACTGGGGCGGCAGCTTCGGCATCGCCTTCATCACCACCATGTCCGAACGCCGCCAGAACTTCCATCAGGAGCGCGTAGGCTCAAACATCGCAGCCTCGAACGGCGCCCTCCAGCAGAACATCCACCAGACTGCCGCCTACCTGCAATCCCACGGCATGTCAGCAGCCGACGCCGTCACCGCAGCCTACGGACGCGTCTACGACCAGCTCCACGCCCAAACCCAGCTCCTCGCCTTCATGGACTGCTTCCACATCATCGGCGTCATCACCCTCATCGCAGCCCCACTGGTCCTGCTCACCAAAAGCTTCAAAGCACCCGCCAAAGCTCCAGAAGGCCACTAAGCTTTCGCGGAGCACGGGCCAGAACTATGCAGCCCGCGCACTGGAGAACTTCTGCCGATACGCGGGCTGCGCCAACTCGACCGATCGTCAGCCTGCCTTGGCAAACGAGACCTTCGGAAAATCAATCTCGACCTGCGCCGCATTGTTGAAGTAGTTCGTCAGCACGTTCAACGCGACGTGAGCAATAATCTCGGCTACCTCGCCATCATTGAAGCCGGCCACGCGAACCGCAGCAAGATCCTCATCGCTTATCTCTCCACGAGTCTCCAGAACACGACGCGCAAACGTTAACGCCGCGGTAGCGCGCGCATCTTGACCGTGCCCGCTGCGGGCCTCGCCAATTTGCTCCGACGTCAGGCCAACCATCTTCCCGATAGCCGAATGAGCCGAGAGGCAATAATCACAATGGTTTTCCTGCGCGGTCACCAGGGCAAGCTGCTCCCGAGTCTTGGCATCCAGCAGACCGTGGCTCAAAGCACCACTCAACCCCAGATAACCCTCCAGAACAGCAGGCGAGTTCACCATGACCTTGGTCATATTGGGCACGATCCCGAGAGCACCGTGGACAGCAGTGAGCAGATCCTTTGCCTTACCGGTTGCAACATTTGGATCGATAGCGGAAAGACGCGACATAGAAATTCTCCTCGTTGGTTCGAATGAACTGCAAGCCTAAACTTCTGACTCACCTCGTTTGATACCGAACGATCGGTAAAGTTGCAAAAGAATTTTATAAATTTACAAATGCACCGAAAATGAAGCGAACGAACGATCGGGATACTCTAAAGAAGTGGGAACGAAGAAGGTCGAAGCGAAGGGAGATTCAACATGGCACACTCCACCGTAAGCGATCAGGAGCTGCTCGTCCGGTCTGCAGGAGTATTTCGCACATACGGCTTCGAGGGAACCAGCCTCGCACGCCTCTCGGAGGCGACAGGACTGGAAAAGGCAAGCCTGTACCACCGCTTCCCCGGAGGAAAGGAGCAGATCGCGTTGGCGGTCGCCGAAGGAACGCACGCATGGCTGCGGCAGAATGTCTTCGAGCCTCTCAAGGAGCCGGGAGATCCCCGAAAAAAACTTCGCGCCGCCATCGAGCAGCTACGAGCCTGTTATGCCGACGGCACCCTCCCCTGCGCCTTCGAGGTGCTCTCCCTCGCTGGCGGCAGCCCCGAGCTTACTGACGCTCTCAAAGGCGCACTCCAGGCCTGGATCAAAGCCTTCACCGACATCGCAAAAGAAAGTGGCCTGCCCAGCGCCGAGGCGCGCAAGAGAGCCGAGCAGGCAATCATCCAGATCGAAGGATCCCTCATCGTTGGCCGGGTCCTTGGCGACACCAAGGCCTTTCGCAGAGCTCTCGACGAGTTGCCCGCACTCCTGACCAACGAGTAACTCGCCCTCTCAGGAAACGGCGCGTTCCACCAGCGTCTTCAGCACGATCTCCAGCTCCAGTGTTCCCACTGATCCTGATCCCCTTCGCCTTCAAAAAGCGCCATAGCTTCGCCACATGGCTAGTCGCCTTCTTTGCCTTCTTCACCGAAATGATCTCCGTCGTCCGCATCGCCTCCCAGCAAGGCTCCCGCACCCTCGCCGAGATGTTCACCGATCCAGCCGACATCCTCTCCGGTCTCAATCGCCGCCTGCACAACCGCCTGCAAAACGGATTCGTCACCTGCCTCATCCTCCGTCTCGAACCCGATGGCCTCTGCACCTTCGCCAACGCCGGCCATCTTCCGCCTTATCTCAACCAGAACGAGCTTCATCTTCCCGCCGCGCTCACTCTCGGCCTCGTCCCGTCAGCCAGCTACGAAGAGACAACGATTCAACTCGAAGTCGGAGATCGCCTCACCCTCTACACCGACGGCCTCCTCGAAGCCCGCAACCTCGATGGCGAACTCTTCGGCTTCGACCGCCTCCAGCAACTCGTCGCCACCAGTCCCGACGCCAAGCAGGCCACCGAGGCCGCCATAGACTTCGGTCAGGAAGACGACCTCACCGTCCTCACGATCACGCGCCTCGCCACCG
This Tunturibacter gelidoferens DNA region includes the following protein-coding sequences:
- a CDS encoding PP2C family protein-serine/threonine phosphatase; its protein translation is MFPLILIPFAFKKRHSFATWLVAFFAFFTEMISVVRIASQQGSRTLAEMFTDPADILSGLNRRLHNRLQNGFVTCLILRLEPDGLCTFANAGHLPPYLNQNELHLPAALTLGLVPSASYEETTIQLEVGDRLTLYTDGLLEARNLDGELFGFDRLQQLVATSPDAKQATEAAIDFGQEDDLTVLTITRLATGVESTTVLEAPPLVPSVA
- a CDS encoding TetR/AcrR family transcriptional regulator, which codes for MAHSTVSDQELLVRSAGVFRTYGFEGTSLARLSEATGLEKASLYHRFPGGKEQIALAVAEGTHAWLRQNVFEPLKEPGDPRKKLRAAIEQLRACYADGTLPCAFEVLSLAGGSPELTDALKGALQAWIKAFTDIAKESGLPSAEARKRAEQAIIQIEGSLIVGRVLGDTKAFRRALDELPALLTNE
- a CDS encoding carboxymuconolactone decarboxylase family protein, producing the protein MSRLSAIDPNVATGKAKDLLTAVHGALGIVPNMTKVMVNSPAVLEGYLGLSGALSHGLLDAKTREQLALVTAQENHCDYCLSAHSAIGKMVGLTSEQIGEARSGHGQDARATAALTFARRVLETRGEISDEDLAAVRVAGFNDGEVAEIIAHVALNVLTNYFNNAAQVEIDFPKVSFAKAG
- a CDS encoding DHA2 family efflux MFS transporter permease subunit, yielding MATATLIEPVQVAPPKPKKVAQAPPTRPVINPWVVALTVTLATFMELLDTSIANVSLPYIAGGLGRSYDEVTWILTTYLVANAVVLPMSAWLSRVFGRKTYYMACVTLFTITSFFCGIAPTLGIMLLSRVLQGIGGGGLAPVEQAILVDAFPPAKRASAFALYTVAIVTAPAIGPVLGGWITDNYNWRWVFFINIPVGILSLFLTNRFVHDPPAFAEERKTVRVNGKLRVDGIGIALVGLGSAALEVLLDRGQIDDWFGSRFIIWMFVIGVGCLTAAVFWELHVPDPIIDFRLLKVRNFALANLFYFVFGFGLFASTTMIPQLLQSLYGYRAIDAGLVLGPGALVITFLAPVGAQLVQRGIVKPRILLFGAVMIVGMSFLHYSHFNLDTDYKHYALARALQGLGYGFFFVPLSVIAYSQLSPAQNNKASSLTNFFRNWGGSFGIAFITTMSERRQNFHQERVGSNIAASNGALQQNIHQTAAYLQSHGMSAADAVTAAYGRVYDQLHAQTQLLAFMDCFHIIGVITLIAAPLVLLTKSFKAPAKAPEGH